The Solanum lycopersicum chromosome 2, SLM_r2.1 DNA window TAGTTGTCCCCTATAAATATCAGCCCCAACTAACGTTAGTTCCTCGTCAAAATCTccaactacaaaaaaaaaaaaaacttttttcttcACATCCCATTCCTCTTCTCttctttattatataaaaaaaatggataaaagAACATGTGATTCTCAAGATGTTGAAGTTAGGAAAGGTCCTTGGACTATGGAAGAAGATTTGATTCTCATCAATTACATTGCTAATCATGGTGAAGGTGTTTGGAATTCCCTCGCTCGATCCGCTGGTACTAATTGATCGTCATGTTTAGATTGGGGCTTAATTATgttgtatatatttaatttttttcgtgTGTAATAGGTTTGAAGCGTACTGGAAAAAGTTGTAGACTTAGATGGCTTAATTATCTCCGACCTGATGTTCGGAGGGGAAATATTACACCGGAGGAACAATTGTTGATCATGGAACTACATGCCAAGTGGGGAAACCGGTGAGTTGATTTCTTTTTCTAGCTAGGgttttgataattaaataaaatgatgaaattatataaaagaaaatttggaaaattgtagaaatttctccttcatttttttaaaaatgaaaaataaaaaaaatctcccATGTGTTTGTATGTGTTGGATGGATAaagaggaattgtcccaaaatCTCTTAGAACTAGATTTGACATCATGAAAGAGAGTGATGGGGAATTTACAACGTGTTTAATGTAACCTAAAGtttggattttttatttatttatgatttcttattGGGTGTCAAAAGTATTCttcttaataattaattttttttattgaggaTTAActcattttcccttcttttcttcCCTAAAATTTGTTGAAATCCTTAGTTTTTTTCCATTCAAAAAATTAATCCGatcataatatcaaatttataatgAATAGACCTAATCTTCTATTACTCCTATCATTTTTTatcttacttttatttttaatttgtttcaaaaagtctctgttattgttatttttttaacaaaattttaattctaaattttcgtatgatatttttaagatcacaatattttaatatattacaCATGTCTTTAGTTTATAatacataattcaaaaaaaaaatcttaaagtaacatatttaaacaaaatcaaagaaagaaaaattaaaacggATAGGGTATTTTTGTCCcaacataattattatttttttgttttacggCTTTGATTTGACAGTCGAAAAATCTTTAAGCTTAATCATGTAAAGTATATTCTATCCATATTAATTAACATGcacaaattacaaaattaaaacatgtcaccCCTACATTAAATTTTGTCAATTTATTATTCTCTCTTCCTATAGATataggtaaaataaaaaaatataggtcCTCATTCAGCCACCATAATTAGTAAAGCAAGGACAATTGTTCGACAGGAATTTGGCCTTCCATTATTACCATTGAATATGACATATGAATTTAAGTTTTTGAACTTTTGCTTTTTGAGTTTTTCAAATATGTTATAATATCTCCTTAATATATATGCACTTTACACATgtgtaaaaaacaaaaattatttattttttcatattatcaatatatataaaaaaatttaaaaaataattacggTCTCGGTTCtatcaaatgaaaaatgataagaAGCAAAGGCTTGCAAATAGCTTTGATTGAAGTAGACGGATAACTTATTGTTTTGGTTCATCACAAAAAACAAGGGGTCCTTCTTGTACCTTAGATGTTTTTAGTGTATAtcgaaaataatatttgaaatagaaaaaaattcgtaaaaattatgtttgataCGGAGAAAGTCATTTTCCAAGTAAGTATTAGAAAGTCATTTGCTGGTATGCATGTATTTAACTGTTAAAAggggattttttttctttcaaaaacctCTCTTTATAatccaatttttttcataattttaggATCGAGAATATGAGGTAATTATCATTTGAGCAACTCTCGGTTATCCCTCTCTATATATAGCAAAACATTGAAACTGGTTAAAATCACTTCCCCTTGAGGATAGTTtaagttatgtatatataaattaagtTTGATATGATAACTCACAAATAGAAAGAATAACCTTTTACAATCAATTAAATTGAGCTGATAATGTAAAATATCGGTATATATAACTGAAATATGCATGTATACAAGCAGTGGGACTTCAAATATCAGCCACAGAACATGTATACAACCTCGATTCTTTACCAAAAATTAAACGTGACTTAAAAgtttaatttcaatataatctGAAATAAGTAgttttcattcatttcatatttaGTGTCTTAATTTCACTATACACAAAGGTTAAAGAATGAAAAGAAGATAATCTGTGatcttaaatataattaataatgtatattttaaattttattatcttaaatttatcaggaaaaatattgaaattgaaatacttattaaatatatatataaaaaaaccaCTCTTCTTGTGataaactcaaaaaataaaataagaaacgTAATTGGAAATGAAAGAAgtatattttaaactaaaatgttatatataacATGTAATTTGCCTATTTTTTTCAGGTGGATACTATGAATTCTTTTAAAAGGTTATAATATAGACATAAAATtccaataaaattaattattatgatatacAGGTGGTCGAAAATTGCAAAACATTTACCTGGTAGAACAGATAATGAGATAAAGAACTTATGGAGGACAAGAATTCAAAAGCACATTAAGCAAGCAGAAAACATAAACAGATTATCATCAAATATTTCGGAGAACAACAATATTCAACAAGCAAGTACAAGCCAAACATCTACTAGTCTTGCAGATTCAATGGAAACTTACTCTggaaataataacaacaacaacaacaacaataataataataatatgggaACCACTTTTCATCATCAGGgcaattttccaaatgaaaatatttggagCATGGAGGACCTTTGGTCCATGCAATTGCTTAATGATGCAAAcaactaattaataattatcaattaattaattaattaagcttcTAGCTAGCTACCTACTATATGTTAAGTGTTAAGAATTCCCAATTATATTCCCATATCTATATGCTTCTTGGTGATCAGTCTCTGTGTAATACAAGTTTAAACTTTTATAACTATACTTATATATACTAATGGAatgtacataatttttttttatcttaatagAATATTCTAGAAAGGTATCAAGCTTTAGCTTGCATGCAATGCATGATTTATGAAGACAGATGATTCTAGaaacagagaaaatataataatccgATTAAATAGTATCGAACTCTAATCTCTCTGTTTTAGTTAATTTACGTGATACggtttaatttttcaaaaaaaaaaaaaactgaaatttcAGTGATTATTTGTACAACTATAAATCATTTTCTATAAGTAATTAAagagagaaaatttaaaattaaattattttttattataaaagtataatattatttttaaataaaatacaatatgaCTCATTAATATATACGGCTGCCCAACAAAAATTATACCGAACTAAATCCATAAGAAATCGACATGTGGAAAGGCAATATAACTATTTTgaggaaattaaaattttgcttTTCAATAAGTTAACTATTTCTGTGCATGGCGTTGCATGTATAAAATTCGACGTGAGCCTAACTCTTTAATTACTCTTGAGAAGTCTCCACATGCTCCCTAGCACTTCACATCAACCTTTTCTCATCATAAGTATTAACTAGTCGGGATTTTAATAACTcagttaattaaattttttattctattaattactcaatatttgatgttttatcttgtaatattttctcttaataaaataaacagaAATGATAAATGATACATTTTCCCTACTTATCAAAATTATACTCGATGTTTATTCATAAGTTTAGCTTATTTACGCACAATATAAGGATTAAAATAGCCCAGTTAtgcaaaataacaaataaattttcacctttaattttgaattataacaCATGATTGCGTCATCCAAATATGtacttgaaaaaaatagaaagaataagtAATAGAGAGGATATTCATCCGGTTAGGCACTTTATTAATTTTACAATATACTTGGGAGTACTTATTTTGCAAGGATATTCAACGTCATTAGATGTTCAAGAATTGGTTGTTTattaacaattaacaataatcAGTATTTCCGCTAAGAAGAGTAATATATATGAAAGAGTCCTCGCAACTTGTAAGACCTCTCTCGTTCTTTGCTTATACTCAATCGAGATTTTATTAATCTTTACCCACAGATACAAATCGACACTTGTTTTCACGAttttattatacaatttacacTCCCTAATACCGTTCATGGAATagtaaaaagtgaaaaaagaactttttttgtcttaaaaaagaaaaacttgcAAAAACAGATAACACAAACGCAAGAAGTAGATGCCCGGTGAAACCACACAATGGTGGTTAGGCAGAACATAATTacttaaatttcatattcatattaatttctttttaagtatctataaatgattaattagaactcaataaataaaatattgaatgacAAAAAAGACATGGAAAAATCACGAATTTTGGTAGGAATGCTTTCGCAAAAATGCGCCCATTTcatttaatcttttatttttgtcttcaAAATTTGTTggtctataattatttttttttatcccaGACacttaaagtaaaaaataaatagttgaaAATGTCCGcagcaaaaacaaaaaatatcgcaaagataatttttttgttttacaagACATAAATTTAGTTGAAGTATATTATGTCCAGGCATAAGTCACGCGATATAAGTTACCCCTCAAGCATAAATTCAGTTGCATTTATAAATTACGTCGTAAAATAAGCCAAATTATTCCAAACACGAAAACTTTggggaaaaaaaaaatcaactctaATACTACCCAGGACAAAAGTTTAGTGGCCCAAGTTATATCACAAGACATACAAAATATGTTACATAACgtcaaatttattagaaaagttatattacgaatttgaaagataaaaactaaaaattattaaCCGAACTTATTTTGTTACGGTACAAATTCACGTAAGTGGAATATTGTTGTGGGCTTTAATAGAACGAAGGTGATACGAAATATATTCCCCACAATTTTGGTCCGCCCATTATTTTTCATCACATGTTTGTCGAGGGTATAAATtatgaagtaataaagtaatAAGCAAAAGGAGTtcaaaaaacttaaaaagatAAACTCCCCACGTGAATTATATCACATGTTGGGTTGGCCATGGTAATTTTCACCATTCCAAAAGtttcaaaaagttaaaaaataaattataattataatatataaataacatattataattcacCATTCGTATAAAGATTTATTCATTATGagtgtacaaaattaaataagaaataacgattaaatttaaagtactaacaccattatatatatcattttcgatgtgaatttattttttgatttttcaacatGTTTTAGATAAAAGgctaaatatttttagaaatttcataacattttactaatattattagaTTAGAGAGtagattaaattaaatattaaaaaagtgtACTTTTGTATATGATTGTGCTCATCTAATTTGTACGTGGGCCGATAGCTCCATGGGCCTACTAATTTGGGCCGCCTACTAACCATCCGTAAGCCATTTCCacttttgtcttattttatactaaaatctttaatttttgctCTCAAGACAAAATAATTTCTACTAATTTTCACATCATTAAATCCCACAAGTTACGTTCTTACTTCGAAACCATGTTAATTTTGTCCCTATAAAACGagaattttcattattttccctATGAAATCATCTTTTATCTCTATTCTCTATCTTTCTCTACGGTACTCTCTTCATTCCATCTTAAGTTAATTTTTAAGGTAAGAAAAGTAGATTAAGATATAAATTAAACTTAGTTTTTTCATTATAATCTTTATTAACTATTgtcaaatttattattaaaataagtaaatataattaatcattaattcCAATACTAACTAATGAAGGGTAATATTGgaaaaacacttttaaaatagtttgaaaacttcacaattaagttaatttaaaaaataaaaaatgtctcaaaaattaacttaataagGAACGGAGGtagtattatttttcttagctttattattttataataaacctGCAAACATCTTCACTAAATCGGAACATAGTTACTTGAAATGagaaacttaaattttaaaaaagattcaTCACCGTTGAAGTCTGGTAGCGAAACTGGGAAGTTGGTACGGGCTTTGATTCGATCATGTCTAGTTCAGAAAGAAACTTCAATATTCTTTAAGACTTGTATGTGACTTCTTTTCCTTaacaataaatcataaaaaaaagggCAGACCCTAATTTTTCTTCGATAGACGAAACATCAATAAgtatattattatgatattacaAACTTAAACACAACACAAACATAGATTCAACAAGATGATAAAATGTTTTTATAGCTTAAAAGCTTACAACAAACATCTTTACTAGCAAATTGAAAAACCATTATTCCTTATTATGTTActcttatgttgatattatagcAACATAAATCCCCTTAGGCCTTAATTATCAAAAGTTCAACTGATCATATTTTGAGTTCCTGTCAGGGTAAAACAGTCCAAAATGTCTCTCAGTTTCATCCCCTCCTTTTCCTCTTTCATCAAACATTGCAAACAAAAAAGTCTCAATTTCCCTTCCAGGCTTCTTTGGAGTGCCATTTCCAACATGATTAATCACATTCGTGTAATAAGTCCGCGCATTATCAGTAGTTGCAGCAGGGTGTCCATAAGAAGGCCAACCTGTTTCCGAAACAACAATTTCCACATTAGGTGCACCAGATTTCTCCAGAGCGTAGTACATACTATCGACTAACGCGTCAAAAAGATTTTGGTAACCAGCTGAGTTTGttcctgaatctgtaaacagggcATAGGATAGCGGTATATCTTTCGTATTATAAATGTAACTGAAATACGGGTAAATATTTACTAGCAACGGCAAATTGTTGTCTCTAAGAAGTTTCACTATTGGATCAGTGAAACCTCTCCAATCAGGATTAAACATGCTGTTTTGTGGAGGCCATGTATTTGTTAACAAGGCTGAATATGTCGCGGTTGAGACTTTGATTTGATCTTGCAATCCTGCTTCTACTATCGCGTTATGAACATTTTCAATAGCAGGACCAACAAATGTAGCAAGTTGTACGTTCTTTATTGGGCTGATTTCATTTCCAACCGCGATATACCTGAATTTAACACTAGGGAAATAGGCTTTTATGTTATTGTTTACCCAATTTCTTGCTTGATTTGGATCTTGTGCTAGTGTTTTGACATGTTCATTTGGGACAtcaacaaggacttcaatgtTACTTCCCCTTAGAGCATTATAAACATTTGTGTCTGGAtaataaattcttattttattgataCCATTGGCATGACAATGATTTACAACATCATATTCTGATGGCAAATTATCAGCCATTCTTCCATAACATACCCCAACAGAGTATACTCCTGCAATATTTGAAACAAtaatttagcaaaaaaaaaaaaaaagagatccaaattaaatctcaacttattattaatttgtaCTAGATGTGACATGAATAgataaaaatgacttttaacttatatatatgtacatcGGCAAACGTAAGGAATTTCTATCTTCGCTATCTAGGTTGAGccaatcatttttaaaattacaaatctcatttaattttaaatttaaaaatgaaatgctCCCTCCGTCGCGTTTTATATGTCATGCCGTTCTATAATCATATATTGCCTATTATATCCTTGATAGTagttaattaatcttgaaaatatattcatcatttattataaagttgacttatgaaaacattaaataaggatagaaaggtaaaattatatcatttctTAATGCAAATGCATAATAAAAAGATGTCATATAAAATAGGACGGAGGGAGTAGTGCTAAAACATTATTGATGTATAAGTTAAAAAGacctaataatatttttagatcATTAAAATCTAAAAGCTAAGATTCGTTACACGCTACAATAAGTTAATATTTGAcatgataatatataaaatatttatataaatggtATATATTGCTTAAActctaattatatatatatcaaaaacatTCACAAAGAATAGAATGAAcctaaatgttttttttaaaaatttcatataaattgagacacaAGAAATATTTTGAGAGACCTGTTATTTGGAGGCCACACATTAATAGTATAAACAATGCAACCATAGGTACAATAGAGAAACTCTTGgtgaagagaaaaagaagagacaTTATGAAAATGTAACAAGAAAGTTTCAAATGGAGAATTAATGTGAATAACATAATCAAACAATTGCTTCTTATATAGAGAAGAAGCACTAGATTTAGAAGCAAATTCTGGGAACCTAAAGTTACTAATTTTCCAGTCAAGCACTGTCGATAGTAGACCTACTAAAGACTTTTTCCAAACAAGTAATGGAAAAATAAATGGAAAGACTGGAAAATTGAGCAAATTGCTGAAATTTTAGTcatctatattaattattatgggTCATTAGGTGTGGCCAGTAAGAAGGCAACTTAATTGTATACTTcggtttattttttcttgttaattatcctctgagtaattttttttacttttaatggTTACTagtaaaatagtatgtcaattGTTGTACCTTAAAAGATATGTCAAAGTCAAATATGACAAGTTAAAACGAATGTAAggaatattgatttttatatagcaaaaaaatattaagttattcatgtataaattaatataatatttatttagtaatttaGTAACTCgcaaataatacaaataatcaatagatatatataattaatatctaATTCTAAGTTTATAACTAAATATCAAATGGCATGTATGTGTAGTGGTTGTTCTTGACTTGGAAATTTTTCAAACTCACAGAAtagttttttactttataattagGCTGGTTTCATGATACCCCCGGGTCAGCAGCTAACACTCATTGAATGAGATCCTATTAGAATAAAGGGAAAATTACGCAATAAATACTATTTgattactcatcatagctatagtttgttataattatcatttgcgactaattatatattaattatgtggattgacttcaaattttgtataattagtcatatttgtataagtataattcgccagaatataaaaatacatatgtataatatacaattattcaacctatatacatatacaattcatctctgtcccactctttgccctctctcgttcgcctctctcctccctctcccaatcttgtTTGCcctatatacaaatgtatatgtataatatacaattatatatatatatatatatatatatatatatatatatatacacacacacacccacACACACAATTTACCTCTGTCCCACTCTCTACCctctctcgctcgtctctctccttcctctcccaatctctcttttcatatatacaaatacatatgtataatatacaattatctaaccaataaacatatacaattcacctttctcccactcttttcccctctctctcacctctctcttctctctcgcAGACTCGCTCGTttctctcctccatataacatatagctaaaattataattatcaaactatgACTAtgaagagtaattaattattttaaagtggatatatgtgaaagtttttcAAGAATAAGTAAGCATAACGACACACTATTCCTACTACACATATAGTATTGTTTTATGAGTAATTATTAGTTGTGAAATTAGATTTTAGGCCTAATTCatatttcaaaagttaatttagAGTAAGGATGATTGTACAAGTCTTCTAAGGAGtccattttttcattaattattaatataagacttttgtcattctttaacaatgaTCAATCTCGTGcagaaatgatgaaaaatatttagtacAATCTCTTAAACTCCCCTCACACTATACACAAATAAGGGTAAAGCTGAAATTTTAATTACGAGTTTTCTAGATTGGagtttttgacttaaaagtgaAAATTACGCAATTAAATAAGTAtgtactaattaattatttaacatagcTATAATGAAGAAATTACTTACCGCTATTAACATATAACCTTATGcagattttaaaatttgtatgctaaattatataaatttttatatgtttaccctagcttgctgatacatttgtTGATTTATTTGCTTCGtataagttataaaaaaaaatcctaaatgtataaatacttaatttatatatactttttttgtttacatattttacaaatagaattacattatatatattaacaagcGAATTAtacgaaataaaataaacaaaacaaacaaaattataacGATGAAGCATAAATAGGGCTCCTAGTTAAAAAGAATCTTactaaatttaatttcttttatatggAGTTCCCTTAATATTATATGTGTTAGAGATATCAATTGTATGTTTAAGATACAATTGATattatcctttttatttttctctgaaaagaagcaaaaaagaaaaagaaaaaagaaacctGTAATATGATCTTTCCAGAAACAGCCACGTCAGTCAACTTGATCATCAACCGTCTATCACACATCCCTATGCAAAAGATCATATCCTACTCCACGTGTATCAATAATATTGCTTTCTCTCCTTTCAGTGGGTCCCTCTGCCTACTACTATTTTTCAATAAAGAAGTAATTTCCCTTCTAATCCTTCAACAAATTCTtattaattgaatttcattttgGTCCTTTGTGAACTTTGGGAAACATAATTTAATCTTGAAATCATGAAAATGCATATTTTGATCTACATAAATAATGGCTGtatattattttgtctttaCAATTCAAATATTAAGTAATAGTACATCCAATAATTAATAATCCGTTaagttttgagaaaattattaaaaataatgtattactagtaattttgtttttcatgctattcacattttttaaaatatatttttttatttgactaaCTAAATTTAGATATCGCCTGATCTGCTACATGATATAATTAGTTGTTTCAGTCTCTTAATAAAAAACTGAAAGAAGTATTGAAAACAGTCTTAAATTTGACGAGAATTTAGAAATGTATTTCACTCATGTTAcagaattaaaaatatatttagattcaattaatcatataaataaacactttttaaaggtatcaataatttaaaaaattaaactaacaaTTCAcgttaaatttataattttttttttttaaaaaaagtttttgaatatgtagaagcaaaaataataaacatgcaAAAGCAggactaaaagaaaatattttctaaatataaaggTTCAAAGTTCAAACTAGAAATGGAAGGATTTAAGGGCAAAATGGTAAAAGAAGTGGTTGATATTGCTACAGCCGCACGTTAATTGTATGATCCgtaatcaaatttaatttgaaaaggGTAAGAATAAGATATTAAATTTGGGATTTTTGGTCCTTAGAATTTTGGGGAAAGTGGAAATGGGTAGGGCCTTTGTGTATGTAATATTGGGAGGAGGAGTTGCTGCTGGTTATGCAGCTCATGAATTTGTTAAACGAGGTGTCTCTCATGGCGAACTATGCATCATCTCTGAAGAACCTGTAAATATTACTTCTCTTGTATTACTTGAttccttactttttttttccttcttcgaGCTCAGTTTCAGCATTCTTTTGAtgtttttatcttcttcttgttctttctttatCTGTGTGTTGCTGCTTATTTATTATAAAACGTTGTAAATGTTCAATTTTGTGAATTCTTATGCGTGTAATCCAATTTGAGTAGGTTTTTTCTTATCTGAGCTGAATTTGGGGTTTTGTGATGACTTTTCGAGTCTAGAATAAAGtttaatttataatcacattgaAACTGTAGCTTCTACATAGTTTTAGGAGGAACGTAGTGATACTTGAATTGGTAGGATGAATCCCAAAAATCTGTTCTGATTCCAATAACACTGTCACATGATAGAAATGCTAATAATCTGTAGATCTGATATTGAGTTTTTAGTGCATACCGCCTACTTGTGAAGTGCTGCTGGAATGGTTATTTCTTTTTCCTGTTCCTCCCTCTCCTCATTCATTTTCTAGGAGGCAAAAAGATGCATAAacttatcaatttatttatctcTGATCCAATTTAATGTCATTAGAAATAATAAAGATCATAGCTTCGAGTAATCTGCCTCTTTTATCTATCTTGATCTTTTACCTTCCTTGAGTTAAAACTAATGTCATTAACAAAGGAAGACCAAAATTCATCAGATGCTTCCTTATGGAGACAATCATTCAATGGATGGGTAACACATGATGGCTCTCTCTTGTTTGAGCTTCCTGAAGTTTCCTACCTCATCTTCTAAACTTCTGCTGTTCTTTTCAGGTTGCTCCTTATGAACGACCTGCATTAAGCAAGGGTTATTTACTACCAGAAGGTATCTCCCAGTCACCTCACCCCTGTTCAGATTTTTGTCTTAGACATCTTCCAAGTGGATGTTAATGCTTTCTTTAGATTTAAAGATAAGTTTTATTGTGCACTGTAACTTTGGGGAAATATCCTACAAGCATTAATGGTGGAATAATCCCTGGCTCTAGTTACAGTCACTTAACAAGAGTTATCTGGATGAattgtttcttcttttctctcctttgttcattattttttaaccttttgagattttattcTATGCAGATCCTGCACGTCTGCCTGCTTTTCATTGTTGTGTTGGTTCAAATGAGGAAAGGTTGACACCGAAGTGGTACAAGGAAAAcggtaaattttaaatatcttttgcTTCCATTGGCTTTAAATATTTTAGCAGGCGTCATTGTAattgatcaatttttatttatggttGTCATAGATATATTTAGAATTGTCCAAAGTGAGCATTGCAGTTACTGACTGCCTTGAACGTATAAATGTTATTGAATTACTTGCATAGAGGTTTCACACTATGTGTTATTCTATTGTAGTTGATGTTGCAGCATCATTTTGTTGTTGGCATTTGCTTAAGGAATTAAAAAATCCAGAAGTAATCACATATACTTGACGACATGCCCATACACCTCATTTAAAAAATGTCTGAAGGATTACAAATTAAGAGCTTAACTGGACTGTTCCAATTAGTTTAAT harbors:
- the LOC101254154 gene encoding MYB-like transcription factor EOBI, with the protein product MDKRTCDSQDVEVRKGPWTMEEDLILINYIANHGEGVWNSLARSAGLKRTGKSCRLRWLNYLRPDVRRGNITPEEQLLIMELHAKWGNRWSKIAKHLPGRTDNEIKNLWRTRIQKHIKQAENINRLSSNISENNNIQQASTSQTSTSLADSMETYSGNNNNNNNNNNNNNMGTTFHHQGNFPNENIWSMEDLWSMQLLNDANN
- the LOC101253852 gene encoding glucan endo-1,3-beta-glucosidase, acidic-like; this translates as MLFTLILHLKLSCYIFIMSLLFLFTKSFSIVPMVALFILLMCGLQITGVYSVGVCYGRMADNLPSEYDVVNHCHANGINKIRIYYPDTNVYNALRGSNIEVLVDVPNEHVKTLAQDPNQARNWVNNNIKAYFPSVKFRYIAVGNEISPIKNVQLATFVGPAIENVHNAIVEAGLQDQIKVSTATYSALLTNTWPPQNSMFNPDWRGFTDPIVKLLRDNNLPLLVNIYPYFSYIYNTKDIPLSYALFTDSGTNSAGYQNLFDALVDSMYYALEKSGAPNVEIVVSETGWPSYGHPAATTDNARTYYTNVINHVGNGTPKKPGREIETFLFAMFDERGKGGDETERHFGLFYPDRNSKYDQLNF